CTCCAACCTGGCCTTCGGCATGCACGACAACGAGGTGTTCTCAGCCCTGCGGCTCACGTCCTACAAGCATTTTCTGCGCATCCGGGTGGAGCCCTCGGGCGACCTGACCGTCTACCCGGTCGGCCTGGCGGCCACCCGGCGGCCGCTCCGCTGGAATGCGCCCTCGGGGGGCGTGGGCATCGACGCCCACCCGGCGACCTTCGCCAGCGATCCGCGCCTGATCGAGGCACCGTTCACGTTCGCTCGACCGTCCTTTCCAGCGCCCACAACCACAACCACACCCGCCCCTGTCCCGGACCCGACCGGGATGGGTCTCAGCGACCGAGCTCGGCCAGCACCGCAGCGACAAGCTGATCGAGCGGCACCTGGCGCTGAGGCGTCTCCGAGCGGTCTGGCCCACCCCGCAGCGGACGCAGCGTCGCCGCTCCGGCCTCCAGCTCGTCAGGTCCGATCAGCACCGCCACCTGGGCGCCCGAGCGGTCCGCCGCCTTCATCTGGGCCTTCATCGACCGGGGTCGACCCAGCCCCGCCTCGGTGAGCTCTCCGGCCCAGGAGCGATCGGTGGCCACGCCCGCTCGTCGCAGCGCTTCGGCGATCTCGAACCCGTACAGCGAACCGGTCGTGTCGACGACGAAGCAGTCGAGCGCCGTCGTGGGGGCATCGAACACGCCTTCGGCATCGCAGGCCAGCAGGGTGCGGTCAACGCCGATGGCGAAGCCGACGCCGGCGGTCGGCGGGCCGCCCAGCGCCTCGACGAGGCCGTCGTAGCGGCCACCGCCGCCGAGCGCGTTCTGCGAGGAGTCGAGCGCCTCGGTGGCGAACTCAAACGTGGTGCGCCGGTAGTAGTCCAGCCCTCGGACCAGCTTCGGCGACACCTCGGCCTCGATCCCCAGTGCGTCGAGGCCGGCCAGCACCCGTTCGAAGTGGGTGACCGACGCCAGGCCGAGGAAGCTGGACAGCTGCGGCGCACCGGCGATGATCGGCTGGTCCTCACTTCGCTTCGAGTCGAGCACCCGCAGCGGGTTGCGCTGAAGCGTCGTCGCCGCCTGCTCGGACAGGTCGCCCAGGTGATTGGACAGATAGGCCGCCAGCGCGTCGACGTAGGCGGCCCGCTCGGCGGCCTCGCCCAGCGAGTTGACCAGCAACCGCAACCGACGGAGCCCCAAGCCGCGAAAGAAGCGCCAGGCCAGCGCAATCGCCTCGGTGTCCAGGTCCGGGTCCTCGGAGCCCAAGGTTTCCAGCCCCACCTGGTCGAACTGCCGGTAGCGGCCCTTCTGGGGCTTCTCGTAGCGAAACTGCGGCCCGGAGTACCACACCTTCCAGGGCAGCACCGCCGGCCGGTGCTCGGTGAAGGCCCGGCACACCGACGCTGTCAGCTCGGGTCGCAACGCCATCGCCCGTCCGCCCTTGTCGGTGAACTCGTACATCTCCTTGGTGACGACGTCGGTCGACGCGCCCACCCTGGTGAACACACCCAGATCCTCGAACATCGGCGTGGCCAGGTGGCGGTACCCGGCCAGCTCGGCCGCATCAGCGAAGCGCTGCACCAGCGCCCGGCGCCGCTCGGATTCGGGGCTGAGCACGTCCCGGGTGCCGATCGGTGCGGTGAAACGTTCCGGGCGGGCGGGTCGGGCCGGTTGAGCCGGTTGGGTTGGCTGATTGGTCGACGGATCGGTCTCGGGCACGGCGACCGATCGTAGCGGGGTGCGGCGGGTCAGCCGTGGGGCTGCACGCGGGCGGCGTCGTACACCGCGTCGACGCCGTACAGGTTGCCGAGCAGGCGTTCGAGGTGTGCCGGGTCGCCCAGCTCGAGGTCGAACCGCATCGTCGTCACCCGGTCGTCGCCGGTGCGGGCCTGCAGCGAGCGCACGCCCACCTGGGCCTCGGCGATCACCTGGGCGATGTCGACCAACAGGCGCGGCCGGTCCAGCCCCTTCACCTCGATCGCCACCTCCCAGCTGCCCCGGCTCTCCAGTTCCCATTCGACGTCGACCACGCGGTCGACGTGCGAGGACAGTGACACCGCGTTGGTGCAGTCGGTGCGGTGCACGGCGATGCCCCGGCCCCGGGTGACGAAGCCCATGATCTCGTCGGGGGGCACCGGGGAACAGCAGCGGGCCAGCCGGACGAGCTCGTCCCGAAAGCCTTCGACGTGAACACCGCTGCCGTCGCTGCGCCGGGGTCGACGCCGCTCGCCCAGCACCTCGCTGGCCAGCATCGGCCCGCCCGCACCCGAGCCGTGCTGAAGCTGTCGGACGAGGCGCCCCGCAACGGTGGCGGCCTGCACCTTCTCCTCGCCGATGGCGGTGACCAGGGCCTCGGCGCTCGAGTACCCCATCTGGCTGGCCACCTCCTCGATCGTCTCGCCCTCGAGCAACTCGGCCGGTAGCCGCTCGCGGCGCACCGCCCGTTCGAGCTCGTCGCGGCCCCGTTCGACGGTGTCGTCGCGTCGCTCCCGGCTGAACCAGGACCTGATCTTGGATTGCGCCGACCGGCTCTTGACGAAGCCCAGCCAGTCTTCCGACGGGCGGTGACCGTCGTTGGCGGTGATGATCTCGGCGGTGTCGCCGGAGCTGAGCACGTGGTCGAGCGGCACCAGGCGCCCGTTCACCCGGGCGCCGATGCAGCGGTGTCCCACCTCGGTGTGCACCCCGTAGGCGAAGTCGACCGGCGTCGAGCCGGCGGGCAGGGTGATCAGGCGCCCTTCCGGCGTGAAGACGTACACCTCGTCCTGGCCAAGGTCGGTCTTCAGGTTCAGCATGAAGTCGTCGGGGTCGGTCAGGTACTGCTGCCAGTCGACGATGCGGTCCAACCAGTCGCCGTGGTTCTCGGAGTCCGGGTCGACCGGCGGCGTGGCCACCGGTGCTTTCAGCACCGAGCCGCTCTTATAGGTCCAGTGGGCCGCCACCCCAAACTCGGCCTGGCGGTGCATCTCGCCGGTGCGGATCTGCACCTCGACCGTCTTGCCGCCGGGCCCGACCACCGTCGTGTGCAGCGACTGGTACAGGTTGAACTTGGGCATGGCGATGTAGTCCTTGAACCGACCGGGGACCGGCCGCCACAGGGCGTGGATGGCGCCGAGTGCGGCGTAGGTGTCCGCCTCGTCGGTGACGATGATCCGCACGCCCATCAGGTCGTGGATCTCGTCGAAGCTCCGACCTCGGATCACCATCTTTTCGTACAGGCTCCACAGGTGCTTCGGTCGCCCGGTGATGTCGCTGTCCACCCCGATGCGCTCCAGGCGGATGCGCATCTCGTCGATCACCTGCATCAGGTACAGGTCTCGTTCCGGGGCGCGCTGGGCGACGAGGTGGTCGATCTCGGCGAACACCTGAGGGTGCAGGGAGGCAAAGCACAGGTCCTCGAGCTGCTGGCGCAGCTCGGTCATGCCCAGCCGGTGGGCCAACGGGGCATACACGTCGAGCGTTTCGCGGGCCTGCTTCTCCTGGTGGGCCGGCGACATGGCGGCCACGGTGCGCAGGTTGTGCAGGCGGTCGGCCAGCTTGATGACGATCACCCGCAGATCGTTGGCCATCGACAGGATGATCTTGCGGATCGTCTCGGCCTTCTGGTGCGCCTTGGAGTCCACCTCGACGCGGTCGAGCTTGGTGCAGCCGTCGACGAGCACGCTGACCGTCGGTCCGAACTTGGCGCTGATCTCGGCCAGCGTGACGTCGCAATCCTCGACCGTGTCGTGCAGCAGCGCCGCACACACGGTGGCATCGTCGGCCCCGTAACGGGCGACGATGGTGGCGACCGCCAAGGGGTGGGTGATGTAGGGCTCGCCGGACGCGCGCAGCTGCCCCTCGTGAGCGGCCTTGGCAAAGTCGTAGGCCCGCTCGACCAGGGCGATGTCGGGCCGGTCCCGGGCCTCGTTCATCGCCAGGACCAGCGGGCGAAGCTCCGACGCCCGCGGTGCGCTGTGTCGTCGCCACGGCAATACGCGTGTCACCGTCGGCATCGGGGGACCTCCTCGGTGCCCAGCCTACGCCGCACTCGCCGGGCCGACGCTCAGCGCTTGGACTTCTTGCGCGGCCGGGGTGGGTGGGGCCGCTCGTACAGGTCGGCCCGCTCGGCTGCCCGGTTGCCCGCCGCCACCGTTCCCTCGTGACGCACCGACGCCTGAGGGAGCTTCGCTGCGCTGCGACGCTTGGAGTACTCGACCCAGCGGGTGTCGTCGGGATCCCCACCGCGATCGATGATCCGCTGGCGGATCTTGACGAACTGAGGCTCGCGCTCCTTGAGCCACTCGAGCAGCGTGGTGGCGATGACGATCGAGCTGTAGGCGCCGGCGACCAGGCCGATCAGCAGCGCGATCGAGAACTCCGACAGCGTCGCCTGCCCGTAGAAGCCCGCCCCGATCACCAGCATGGCGATCACCGGCATCAGCGCGGTGATCGTCGTGTTCATCGTCCGCATGAACACCTGGTTGAGGCTGCGTCTCGACAGGGTGATGAACGTGTAGTGGCCGGTTTTGGTGTAGCGCGCCTGGTTCTCCTGGGATCGGTCGAACACGACGATCGTGTCGTAGAGCGAATAACCCAGGATGGTCAACACGGCGATGACGGTCGGCGGGGTGACGTCAAACTGGAACAGCGCGTACATGCCGAGCGTGATGATCACGTCGTGCAGCAGCGCGGTGATGGCGCCCACCGCCATGCGCCACTCCAGCCTGGCGGTGATGAACACCGAGACGAGCACCAGGAAGATAACGAAGGCCTTGGCCGCCTGCCGGGTGACCGTCTTGCCCCAGGTGGGGCCAACGAAGTTGGTCTCGACGTCGGTCACCTTAACGTCGCCGGCCTTGGCCAGCTCCGCGGTGACCTTCGCCGAGGCCTTCTGGTTGGTCAGGTCGCTCTGCACCCGCACGATGCGCACGTTGTTGGCGTCGGTCACCACCTGCACCTTGGAGCCGGCAGCGACATCGGCGTCGGCGAGCACGGCGGTGGCCTCGTCCTGGGTGAGCGTGTCCGAGGGCACCTCCCAGACGGTTCCGCCGACGAAGTCGACCGACAGGTTGAGCCCGCGGGTGAACAGCGCGCCGAGCGAGATCAGGATCAGCACGCCCGACATGATCAGCAGGCGGCGGTTGATGCGGGGAAAGTCGAAGTCGATCTGGCCCCGGTAGATGCGCCCGTGGGTGCTCACAGCGTTCCCCGATCGGACGTCGCCATCGCAGGCGTCGGTTCCACCTCGGGCACCAGCGGCACGCCGGGGCCTCGTTCTTCGGCCAACTCGGCCGGGGTGTACAGCACCGGAATGCCAAAGCGCGACCGCTTCTCACCCAGCTTGGAGCGGGTGAGGTAGGCGACGGCCGGGCGCATGAAGAAGTAGCTGGCCACCAGGTCCAACGCCACCGACAGCCCGAGGTAGAGGGCAAAGCCCCGCACGCTGCCGGCGGTGAGGAGGTACAGCACCGCCGCACCGATCAGGCTGGACATGTCGGCCTTGACGATCGTGCTGAAGGCGGCCGGGAAGCTCTTCTCTCCGGCCAGGCGCAGGCTCTGTCCGTGGAGCACGTCCTCCTTGAGGTGTTCGTAGAACACAACGTTGGAGTCGAGGGACACGCCGATCGACACGACGATGCCCACCAGTCCGGCCAGCGTCAGCGTTGCCCCGAGCAGCGAGATGATCACCCACAAGAGAGACCCCGATAGCGCCAGGCTGATGAAGGCCACGATGCCCAGCAGGCGGTAGTAGGCGATGAAGTAGATCGCCACGATGCCGAGGCCGATCAGGCCGGCGATGATCACGGCCCGCAGCGCACCCTGGCCGAGCGTGGCGGTGACGGTCTGGGTCTGGCTCGGCCGCAGCTCGAGGGGCAGGGCGCCGAAGCGGAGGGCGGTGGCGACGTCCTTGGCCTCCTGCTCGGCGAAGGACCCGGAAATCGAGATCTGGTCCTTGTCGAAGGTGGCCTCGTTGATCGACGGGGCGGTCAGCACCTCGCCGTCCAACACGATCGCCAGCTGACCCCTGGGCGCCCCACTGGTGGAGTCCTGGGCGTTGGGCGGGCACAACGGATCGCCGTTGTAACAGAGGGTTGCGGCCTGGTTGAACTTGTCGATGCCGTCCTTGCCGCCCCGAAACGTCGGGCCGACCTGCCACTGCCCCTGCGCATCGAGGCCTGCGCTGGCGCCGGACAGCGCATCACCGGTGAGCAGGACGGGGCCCAGCGTGTACCGCTCTTTGCCGTCCTTAGCCAGGAGGGTGACGTCCACGTCCTTCTTGGCGCCGAGCTCGTCCGGGTTGGTCAACTCGGCCTGCTCCAGCTGCAGCAACTCGCCGAAGGCCTGGCTGGTCACGTCGATCCCCTCGGCGTTCTGCGGGACGAACGCCGTCGTCGGCGGCGCCTCGGTGGGCGGTGGCGCTGTGGTGGGTGCAGCGGTGGTGGGGGTCTCCTGGCCGGGCAGGCGCTTGTCCGCCTTGGCGCCGGCGAAGCCCTGGGCGGGCACAGCGGTGGCGGGCGCCGCGGTGGTGGCGGGGGGAGCGGTCGTCGCAGCCGAGGCGGCGGTGGTCGCAGGACCCTCCGGGGTTGCACCCTGCTCGGGGGTGGTGCTCTGCCCGGCAGCGTCGAGGCCGCGAGCGTCGAGCTCCTCCTGTTGAATGTCGGCGGCGCTCTTGCCCTCGGGAATCTTCAGCTCCTTGCGGAGCTCGGCCTCACGCTTGGGATCCGGCGGCACCACGGGGGTGCTGGACAGCACCGGGCGGAACTCGAGCTGGGCGGTGCGCCCGACCAGCTCCAAGGCGCGCTCCTGGTCGTCGATGCCGGGCAGCTGGATGAGGATGTTGTTGCCCTGCGAGCTGATCTCCGGTTCGGACACGCCCAGCGCGTCGACCCGGCTGCGAATGATCGCAATCGCCTGTTCGACCTGCTCGTCGCTGACGTCCTCGGCCGGTTTGCCGTCGACGTAGGGCTCGAGCACCACCGAGATGCCGCCCTGAAGGTCGAGACCGAGGAGCGGCGAGGTGTTGGTGAAGATGACCGCCGCCAAGGCGCCCACCGACAACACGACGATGGCCACCATCTGGATGGCTCCAGCCCGCTTCATCGCTTGGAGCGCTGGCCCTTGTCGCCGCCGTTTGCGTCGTCTCCGCCCTTGCCCTTGCCCCGACCGGCACCACCGGAGTCGGACGTGGTCGGGTCGTCGGTGGGACGGGCGCCGCCGCCCAGCAGGCCGCCGAGCAGCCCGCCGCTCTTGGCGGGCGTGGCGGGTGCGTCCTGGGAGCGCAACACCGCTGCCCTGGCCACCCGGACCACGATGTCGCGGTCGACCTCGAGGTGCACCGTCTCATCGTCGATGTGGTTGACCGTGCCGTACAGGCCCGATGAGGTGACCACCTTGTCGCCCACCTCGATGCCGCTGGTGAACGACGCCTGATCACGCTGCTTTTTCTGCTGAGGGCGGATGAGCACCATGTACATGACGCCCATCATGCCGACCAACAAGATGATCGAGAAGGCGCCGCTGCCGCCTGATTTCTCTTGCGCAAGTACCAGAAGAGTTTCCACGAGGGGGCGATCTTATGGGTCCCTGAGCACGAGTGGAAACCGGGGCGCCTTACGCCCAGACGGCGGCCACCTCACTCCTGAGAGCGTCGAGCGTTCCGGCGGCGATCGCGGCGCGCATGCGGTCCACAAACGCCAGCATCCAGGCCAGGTTGTGCAGCGCGCACAGGGTTTTCCCGGCCGGCTCCCCGACGACGAGCAGGTGCCGCAGGTAGCCGGCGGAGTAGGTGGCGCACACCGAGCAGGCGCACGCCGGGTCGATCGGCCGGTCCGACCGGGAGAACTCGGCCCGTTTGGCGTTGACGCGCCCCCGGTCGGTCAACAGCGTGCCGTGGCGGCCCAGCCTGGTGGGCAACACGCAGTCGAACATGTCGACACCACGGGCCACCGCCTCGATCATCGAGCGGGGGTCCCCCACGCCCATCAGGTAGCGGGGCTGATCGGCGGGCAGCTCGGCGATCGCCGCCTCGAGCGCCCCCATCATCGGGCCGCGCTCCTCCCCGACCGACAGGCCCCCGATGGCGTAGCCGTC
Above is a window of Candidatus Microthrix subdominans DNA encoding:
- the secF gene encoding protein translocase subunit SecF, whose protein sequence is MSTHGRIYRGQIDFDFPRINRRLLIMSGVLILISLGALFTRGLNLSVDFVGGTVWEVPSDTLTQDEATAVLADADVAAGSKVQVVTDANNVRIVRVQSDLTNQKASAKVTAELAKAGDVKVTDVETNFVGPTWGKTVTRQAAKAFVIFLVLVSVFITARLEWRMAVGAITALLHDVIITLGMYALFQFDVTPPTVIAVLTILGYSLYDTIVVFDRSQENQARYTKTGHYTFITLSRRSLNQVFMRTMNTTITALMPVIAMLVIGAGFYGQATLSEFSIALLIGLVAGAYSSIVIATTLLEWLKEREPQFVKIRQRIIDRGGDPDDTRWVEYSKRRSAAKLPQASVRHEGTVAAGNRAAERADLYERPHPPRPRKKSKR
- a CDS encoding bifunctional (p)ppGpp synthetase/guanosine-3',5'-bis(diphosphate) 3'-pyrophosphohydrolase, with the protein product MPTVTRVLPWRRHSAPRASELRPLVLAMNEARDRPDIALVERAYDFAKAAHEGQLRASGEPYITHPLAVATIVARYGADDATVCAALLHDTVEDCDVTLAEISAKFGPTVSVLVDGCTKLDRVEVDSKAHQKAETIRKIILSMANDLRVIVIKLADRLHNLRTVAAMSPAHQEKQARETLDVYAPLAHRLGMTELRQQLEDLCFASLHPQVFAEIDHLVAQRAPERDLYLMQVIDEMRIRLERIGVDSDITGRPKHLWSLYEKMVIRGRSFDEIHDLMGVRIIVTDEADTYAALGAIHALWRPVPGRFKDYIAMPKFNLYQSLHTTVVGPGGKTVEVQIRTGEMHRQAEFGVAAHWTYKSGSVLKAPVATPPVDPDSENHGDWLDRIVDWQQYLTDPDDFMLNLKTDLGQDEVYVFTPEGRLITLPAGSTPVDFAYGVHTEVGHRCIGARVNGRLVPLDHVLSSGDTAEIITANDGHRPSEDWLGFVKSRSAQSKIRSWFSRERRDDTVERGRDELERAVRRERLPAELLEGETIEEVASQMGYSSAEALVTAIGEEKVQAATVAGRLVRQLQHGSGAGGPMLASEVLGERRRPRRSDGSGVHVEGFRDELVRLARCCSPVPPDEIMGFVTRGRGIAVHRTDCTNAVSLSSHVDRVVDVEWELESRGSWEVAIEVKGLDRPRLLVDIAQVIAEAQVGVRSLQARTGDDRVTTMRFDLELGDPAHLERLLGNLYGVDAVYDAARVQPHG
- a CDS encoding histidine--tRNA ligase gives rise to the protein MPETDPSTNQPTQPAQPARPARPERFTAPIGTRDVLSPESERRRALVQRFADAAELAGYRHLATPMFEDLGVFTRVGASTDVVTKEMYEFTDKGGRAMALRPELTASVCRAFTEHRPAVLPWKVWYSGPQFRYEKPQKGRYRQFDQVGLETLGSEDPDLDTEAIALAWRFFRGLGLRRLRLLVNSLGEAAERAAYVDALAAYLSNHLGDLSEQAATTLQRNPLRVLDSKRSEDQPIIAGAPQLSSFLGLASVTHFERVLAGLDALGIEAEVSPKLVRGLDYYRRTTFEFATEALDSSQNALGGGGRYDGLVEALGGPPTAGVGFAIGVDRTLLACDAEGVFDAPTTALDCFVVDTTGSLYGFEIAEALRRAGVATDRSWAGELTEAGLGRPRSMKAQMKAADRSGAQVAVLIGPDELEAGAATLRPLRGGPDRSETPQRQVPLDQLVAAVLAELGR
- the yajC gene encoding preprotein translocase subunit YajC; the protein is METLLVLAQEKSGGSGAFSIILLVGMMGVMYMVLIRPQQKKQRDQASFTSGIEVGDKVVTSSGLYGTVNHIDDETVHLEVDRDIVVRVARAAVLRSQDAPATPAKSGGLLGGLLGGGARPTDDPTTSDSGGAGRGKGKGGDDANGGDKGQRSKR
- the secD gene encoding protein translocase subunit SecD, translating into MKRAGAIQMVAIVVLSVGALAAVIFTNTSPLLGLDLQGGISVVLEPYVDGKPAEDVSDEQVEQAIAIIRSRVDALGVSEPEISSQGNNILIQLPGIDDQERALELVGRTAQLEFRPVLSSTPVVPPDPKREAELRKELKIPEGKSAADIQQEELDARGLDAAGQSTTPEQGATPEGPATTAASAATTAPPATTAAPATAVPAQGFAGAKADKRLPGQETPTTAAPTTAPPPTEAPPTTAFVPQNAEGIDVTSQAFGELLQLEQAELTNPDELGAKKDVDVTLLAKDGKERYTLGPVLLTGDALSGASAGLDAQGQWQVGPTFRGGKDGIDKFNQAATLCYNGDPLCPPNAQDSTSGAPRGQLAIVLDGEVLTAPSINEATFDKDQISISGSFAEQEAKDVATALRFGALPLELRPSQTQTVTATLGQGALRAVIIAGLIGLGIVAIYFIAYYRLLGIVAFISLALSGSLLWVIISLLGATLTLAGLVGIVVSIGVSLDSNVVFYEHLKEDVLHGQSLRLAGEKSFPAAFSTIVKADMSSLIGAAVLYLLTAGSVRGFALYLGLSVALDLVASYFFMRPAVAYLTRSKLGEKRSRFGIPVLYTPAELAEERGPGVPLVPEVEPTPAMATSDRGTL